The genomic interval GCAGAACTGTAAACTACAACCAGTCACCTGTTTGATTGCGTTTTCACCACCTATCTAGTTCACTTAAAGTCAATTGTTTACGATGAGAAATAACATGAATACAATGATTTCCCCAAATAATATCCTGACAATTTGGAGTTTCTGTCCAAAGCTAGAAGAAAAATCCCTGCTTTCAGCAGATGGCGGTGTGCACCATTTTCAATGGTTTGCCAATACGAAAATAAACACCAAAGAAGAAGCCCATCGCCGACTTTTTCCTGTTATTCTTTTTCCTAACACACAAGTTGGTTAGTTTCGCTAAGAATCCGCTTTATTTGTAactaacactttttaaaatataataataataacggTACATGTTCTCTAAAATCGCTTAACGAATCTGACAAGTGGTCAGATTCAGCGAGAAAGTAGCTAATTTGATTGCAGCGCTACTGTGGTCAAACCCACAGCCTGACAGAGAGAGGATGCCGGCTGGAGAGGAGACATATGGTGGGTTCGCTTACTCGAATTCAGTAAATTGTAGTATAATTGGAAAGTAAGATGAACATACTAGGTTTTTACCCAGACAGAATATGCTAATTTAGCTGCTCCAGAGCATTAGCTTAGCACGGTGTCTGACCACGGAGACTTCCTGTTGCTGTCTTTTCCCCATTTGACCTAAAAACCATACACTGAAAACTAACCAGACCTCAGTCTCTCACGCCGAACGCTCAAAAAAAGCCCACAACCCCTTTTTATTGTTGGCCACGTTAGCCTAAATACAGATCACAGGTGTATTCAGCTCTTtagtaaacacaaaatataatttaaaagccATACAGTCCTTCCCCCTTGCCTTAGTTAACATTACAAGTATTATTATGTCTGTACATGCGCTAATAATTTATATCACCATGCTGTTGCAGTTGTGGTTGCCTGCTCTtggagggagaaaaaagaaaaagcaacaagAAGCCATAATTACTATGATCAGACTCCCATGATGCCTGTGcatgcattattaaaaaaaaaaaaaaaaaaagcaggaaagccTTGTGATAAATTGTTTCACTTCTGTATTTCAGGCGTCAACAAAGTTGTTGACAACATATGCAGGCTTTCTCCAGATCTGTTAGCAGAAGCGGTGAGTGTATCTGTCTTTGGTCGTGTATGTCCCTACACAGGTGGGAAAAAGCTGCAGCTAAGCATAGAAGCAGACTTTGATAATATTTAAAGCTACAGCTGGCAGATCTGTAGAAAATAGACAgccctcctcctgcagctcttcCTTTTGTGCTGACCATGTGCTTGTGCCTTGTATAGACTAAAATATGGGATTGGTGACTTCTGGGTTTATGCGGGATGTGAATCTTTTCATTCCCTTTGGTGCTCACTGTTTCACTACAGAGAACTGGTCCCAAAAAGAGCAAACTCATTGTCACGGGCTAGTTATCTGAAGCCTGAAAGCAGAGCTTGGAGTTAATGCAGGAGTCTAGTTCTCTTTGACCACTTGAATTCAAATACTCTGaaagcttatttatttatttttgtcagactGGATTTAGGAAATTGCAGTAACTCAAAAGTGTTGTGCAACTCTGAAACGCTGCTTTTATGACTTGCTACAGGAGGATGTTGTTGTCGACCAAAATAGCATTCATGTCGCGGCTATTAGCAACTGCCGTGCACAAGTCACATAGGATGTGGTGTAGCTGTAGCGGTTCTGCTGTAGTTGTGATAGCTAATCATATAATCTCCACAGTGTCAGCACATACTGACTTATCTTCAAGGGCAGAGGAGAGGAGTAGATTCAGCTGAAATTTCTGATGTAAGCCACCCTTTCTTTGGAATATTTGTAACTCATAATAACCTTTCTTACCAAATTCCTCTTTcaagacccttttttttttttgtttttcttgtgggCAGAGATTTCAGCGAGCCGAAGTGAGATTTGATCATGAAGCTCTGCAGGACATTATCCGATTTCTCTTGCTAACATTCCGGTATAAAGATCTGAATAGATTTTGTGAATATGACAACTGTTTCTATCATTGGTTCACACTTATTTCTTATTTAGTTCATCATCAAGACCAAATCATACATAAAGAAGCATGCTGTTCTGCTGCTAGGTGTGATAGTAGTGGTTTCTGTTGCCAGGTCAGCTGGGAGGAGCAACAGCTCTGCGGATGAACTTGTGTCAAAGCTGGAAGAAGGCTCTAACAAGTGGTCCAAAGCTTCCCTTCAGGTGTTGCACAGGTTGTGGAGTGAACATGGTGCATTGGTCCACTCTCAGCAGGAGGCCCAGGCCATGCTTAGCATCAGTCAGGTTTGTCTAAGTTTAATGCAGTAAAGCACTCTGGTTTTAAAATATATCCTGACCATCCTGAACAtagaacttgttttttttttttttttttcctctcctctgtcaAAGGTGATGTAACTTGCTTGTTTTGCTCTAGTTAGTGGACATGCAGTGGAAACTGGGCATGGCAGTGAGCTCAGACACCTGTCGATCTCTCAGCTccccatatgtgtgtgtgctgctgaagATTGTTGAGCCTTCAGGACAGATCTGCCAGAGGTCTTTTGAGATGACCGTCCCGCAGTTCcaggtttgtattttttttttcatgtgaataCAGTATTGgtggtgttatttatttatgacctgattcttttatttatttacttttttctctcctccttctctctgcaGAACTTTCACAAACAGTTCAAGGAGATGGCGGCTGTTATGGAGACTGTATGATTGTTAGCATACCTAAGTGCTTGTCACAGTTACACCCAGTTTTATGTGTAACCAAGAAAAGTTTGACATAAGTGTTTGTTCGCTGGCTGACTCAGAACATCAACTCTCagctttgtatttgtattttcccAGATTGCATAACCTCCTAGATGACAATACTTTTGTTGTCTTGCCTCGGGTTAGCTTAGGGTTATGCACTGTATATTTAAAGTAAGCCAGCAAAAACCCAACTAATATATTTGTTGCCAAATGTTTGTGAAGTGGTTGAAACAAATCAGTTTGTAATAAACTTTTGTTTGCCTGTCTGTTTGTAGCTCATCTATTGCTGTATTTTTCAAGGGTAGGAGATTGTACTAGCCCACCATCTTGCATACTAGTTTATATTCAGatattttacatcttttttttgtaaagcatGTGAAGTTAACTTTTTAGTTGTGGTTGTCTTAGAATTATTTTTCTATCAGATAACTTAAGTACTTACATGATGTAGTGAAGTAACATTttataccactttttttttgtttttaactttcatTCTACAATTCAGAAGGAAATAATGCACTTTTATGCAACTAAGGCTTTCAaaaattcatttcagttttatttatatagcagcaaatcataaacagttgcctcaaggcgcttaaaaatacattcagtggttaattttctttctaatattttcattttttttcttaaagcccACAAAATACAACACATTGATACATTTTACAAAAGTAAAAGGATGTAATACATAGTGAAACAAGAGAAGAACAAAAAGAAGCTCTCAAAATGAACAGatactcactggacactttattagttacacctgGTTTATACAGTGTTAGACCTacttttgtcttcagaactgcctttaTTCTTTGTGACACAGATTTAACAAGGTGATTGGatcattcctcagagattttgatccatattgacatgataagatcacacagttgttgcagatttgtcagctgcacatccatgatgtgaatctcgtgttccaccacatcccaaaggtgctctattgttCTCTGGTGACTGCGGAGGCCAtatgagtgcagtgaactcactgtcatgttccaGAAACCAGTTtcagatgatctgagctttgtgatgcGGCATgtgatcctgctggaagcagctatcagaagatgggtacactgtggtcacaaagggatgctcagttggtactacgGGACCTTAAGAACAcaccccccacaccattacaccaccagcagcctgaactgatgatacaaggcaggatggagccacgctttcatgttgtttatgtcaaattctcaccctaccatccaaatatcacagcagaaattgagactcatcagaccaggtgatGTTTTTCCAATGTTTCTTctactgtccaattttggtggcTCCATGTGAATTATAGCCTCTCTACAATTTTGCATTCTCAGTtggcaggagtggcacctggtgtggtcttctgctgttatCAAGGTtagatgtgttgtgcattcagagatgctcttctgcctATCCTtattgtaatgagtggttatttcagttactgttgccttcctgtcagctggaAGCTTTCTGGCAATTCTCTACAACCTCTGGTATTTTTTGCCAAGAGAACTGCCTCTCACTGGATATTCCCTCTTTTtcaaaccattctctgtaaaccctagaggtgGTTGTGTGCAGAAATCccaatttctgaaatattcagaccagcctgCTTGGCactaacaaccatgccacattcataGTCACTTAAATGATAAATGCagatgaacaggtgtacctgatAAAGTGACCCGTGAGTGTAAATTTGTCTTCCATCATCTCATGACCCTTGAGATTCTTCTGGTGATCTGGTGGCGGGAGCTTGACCGCTACTTTGGGAACCACGAGATTAAAAATATCTACCAACTGGCAATCCTGGACTACTTCTGCACTGATGCATCAGCCTGAttaacagaggtggcaaaagtactgacattctgtacttaagtagaagtacaagtacttatgttaaaaaatactttagtaaaagtcgaagtactggttcaacttctctacttaagtaaaagtaaaaaagtacaggctctgaaatgtactcaaagtaagaaagtaaaagtagttctttggaggacgtttctacctgctatttttgtgtaaaactaaccgaacctcgttatatattattgtaataatataaaataaaattacatgagaatgcaaacattattccaatctaaattttaatcctaatgaatgcactcagcttgaatttgttatgtaggacacaaactgttaaagggaatttaaacacaccTCTATTCTCCATGTCCtgcatagtagagggtgactgtgcctccacctaaacaccaacatgaggattctcaggggttacagtgggattcagcaggtggaggaaccctaagatcagctgtagtggctctgcatggggagaagaatcacaactttctattgtagctgcagtaaatgatgttggtgtgcaggctgtgatcagctgacctgctgctgctgctctgaggtttactgctctgtgtggatgaagtgaactcacaaagatgtaactcagtatttcacagctatctgagctgatctccatcccctacactgacagcatacaggctgtagaaatgttgaattcagtgaatgaatctcagcatcagcagctttgattcagactcatctctgctgcactgatgtaacctgtaactctgaccatgaacacaaacactgtgctccagtccaacacagagctttactgtaaatacagtacaacaagctaacctatttattacacactaaactgcagtattttcatagaatctttgaactacaaaagtcagcatacttcagtttattttccagtccttacctttaattctagcctctcttcttcctctcctgtcctctttctccatctctgagtgaacttctctctctttgctctccctgaaatacagcagctcttcttttagctagcagacacactgtgtgacaaactgcacacactgtgtgtttgctgatatttgttgagcatttagaaacgctgcatttacctgccacacgttactcccttcatgctcgctcttcttcagtagcgctagctaagctgtttacggactcggtccggcccgattatagcgctataaatgatacattaattatatgggtttgcatatttaatccctttgtacgagataagccccggtgatggaggatacgccagtacgattgtctcttatgtgttattattcctccgtttaggctcaattcgtttgatgtttgacggcgcactgaccggaaatgcaaacttcttctgacgtgttaaaaagtaacgagtctgtttgaaaatgtaagaagtagaaattacagatacttgtgtaaaaatgtagggagtaaaagtaaaaagtagtcagaaaaataaatacttaagtaaagtacagatacctgaaaaatctacttaagtacagtaacgaagtatttgtacttcgttacttcccacctctgctgatTAAGCTGATAGTTTGTGATAATGTTTACACAGagtaaacactttttaaaaatgactttctTTGTCTATTTGTAGACGTCACTCAGACATAATTTTGTGCACAGTTAAGTATTTTAGACCACTACTTCAGTCAATATGAACACTTCCAACACTGCAGTAATGCAATAATAATTAGCGTTAAGAATTACCACAGTTATTTGAAAGGATATTTCAAGTTTATAACTTAGCAATTATACACTTATTTTTAGTAGACAATGAAATCCTATAAACTGGTATAAGTACTCATAGAAAAAGTTTTATGGTTTTATGGTAAAGTAGCAGTTTCAGGTTTAATGTTTGTGGGCATTCAGGTAGAGTCTGATGGGCCTTCACATTCTGAGGGATACTTTAAATAATTATGCATTCCTTGGATTTcaaaagttttaattttcacTACGGCGCATTGCAGTCTATGAATTCTGCATATTATTAGCGCCACTCCAACTAAAGTACAACCTGTGATATTCACTGAGGACCCGGGCTCAATTATTTATCTGTAAAAGTGGCTGTTCTGCAATATAAAGGTCCGCTACGGTTAAAATAGGCAGACACCATTAGTGCGGGGGCTGTTTGATTGTAGAGGTCTTGGCTACTGCCTCAGTGTTGAGGTTATAAATGGCTAAGGTACTATTTTGGGGATAGGCGGAGTGCTCGGATATTATAGCATCTAGTTGATGAGAAGTCTTCATGTGCATAACGCAGGACATGTAATTATGAGTGTCAAGTACCATGATTGAGATCAGCCTGCTTGTGAACAGAAAACACTCTTAGCAAACCAGCGCACATGTGACTCTAtcataatattttgtaaagGCTTATTTGATAGAGGCGGTAGATAGAATTACCTTCAGCGGGAGTTGGGACCAAGGGCGCTTGTGCCTTGGGGGgctgaaaacacatttcacGGTGCCACGAATAAAGAAAATTTCCAGGTAAAACTTAATGTACTGTGGAGAAAGGCGGAGCCTCGTCCTGTCACGTTTCGCACAGCGGCTCTGCTCTTCCCACTCCTCCAGCACATGGGATGGATGGGCGGTCCTCACAGCGCGCAGCCGCTCCGCCTCCAAGGCGTTGTGGAAGAAAGGATCACTGACTGGAGACTGCGTTGCAAGACGGTAAACAAGCATCAGtatatgtcattttttttttcttcttcagctgcagaGAAAACTGCAACGGCGGCAGCTAAGCGTATGCGTTCCAGGATTTCAGGACTGGGACGGTATAAATGCGCTGCCCTGCGTGCGCATTTACACGCAAGCCCCAACGCGTCAAAGAAATCAGATTTCTCCGGGTGACTTGTGTTTACACAGAAGCCAACCAAAGCCACGTTCTGGCAAGCAGTCTTGGTTGGGatggtacagtacagtacaggagTGTTTAGCGCCTGGTTCTCTGCCTAAGCAAACAGCGGAGCGGAGCAGGAGTTTAAGCTTCGAACACACAAGTTCTTCAAATCCTTGAAGGAAAACTGAACATCATGGAGAGTTGCAGCTGATCGAAAGGGTGAGCACATGTTAGAGGATCGTCTAGGCGCTGTGCAAACTTTAGCATGGATGTGGAAATGGAAACAGTTGCAAACTAACCACAACTACGCCTAGCCTCGGTGGCAGGGAAAGATATATTGGTAGTGGTTTGGAAAGCAGTATTTAGTCTCTGTTGCTGTCATCGAGTTTCGGGCGAAAAGTCTGCTGGGTCGACATGGAGAGTCACGATGAGAAGGAGAAGTCAGACAAGAGGTTCGCCCTCACTTACATCGGCTGGTCCCTGCTGGACAGGCGGACCACCCTGCCCATGCTGCCGTGGCTGGTGGCTGAGATCCGCAGGAGGTGCGAGAAAGGCGCCTGCGGCCCTGTGATGCAGCCGAGAGAAGTTCATCTGGTCCTCTGCTCCCCCTTTGTCCGATGCGTCCCCTCCACCAGCAACAACTCCTCAGTTTTCATATTCGAGCACAAAGCACAGCTCATCTCTCGCTTCATTCACAACAGCAATGACCTCACCTATTTTGCCTATCTCCTGCGGGGCCAGCCCGACAACCCCGAGTCCGAGATGTCCTGTCACGTCTTTAAGGCCTGCGACCCCAACCAGGTAGGCCTTCAGCACAACACAGTTTTCATACAAGGAACATGAATAGCACCAAAGGTCATAACCCAGGCCACAAAGTAATATGGAAACCAGTagtggaaaacacacacacttaaaaatatatatttcaagctgcttcttttttttttttttttttaatttttttaaagtatacaTCTTATAAGACCTGAAGCACGTTCACATTGACCCTGCACTGCTCAGAGTTTAGCTTAAACAATGGCAGACTCTCACTATAATCTTTTAATAATACTCCAAGGggattaaaaattaaaagtcaTGAATATATTTGACAAAATTACAGATGAGGTATACTCCCTTTTTGTTAATGATAGGCTGGCTTTAGATATAAACTCAAAACAAAGGGATGTCCAGGGAAGCCTGAATTGAAATGTTCCTAAGGTGAAAGCTGTATCATTTAATCTCAAGCTCACACAATATTAGATCAGTCTGTGGTCTAAGCACATTTGTTTTGGTATTAAGTATTTAGGCCACTGGATGGTGGGCACGATAAACCAAGtactgtgggtttttttttttttttgtcaaagttAATCCACCTCTGTGCCTTTCCCTAAGCTCCTGTGTGGTGGCCCTGAAGCTCAGTGCAAGGCAGCTTAAGAAAAAACAGCAGATTTCACCTGCCTTCATACAGTTACATTTTGAGGCGCATTTCAGTGTTAGTTTGTGTTTTATCCCTTTTGCAGCATAATGTGTCAAACTGGAGATGATGGGACTGTGTTTCCTGAAGTTTGTCTGTAGATCAGACATATGTCTGGTGTCTGTGGCGTGACAACAACTGAATACAATATTGAGTCAGCAcattcacttgctgatcagcaTGCCTCTCTTGAGTAATAAACTCAAATGTGATGAACAGCCAAAAATCAGGAACGTGGGAGTCGGTGATTGAATATCAATCCGTAGTAATGCTTTTCTGAAAGGTAGTTTATGCCATATTTTTAGCTGATGGTGTTGTGGTTAAGAGCCTGCTCTGTGGATCTGAGCTATCTTTACTCCGATTTTGTGGTAGAGAATATGTTCTTTACATATGATCCATATGCAAATGCAATTGGGTCTACTTTATTGGTGCCACCTTGATTCCCAATTTCCTGCAACACATTCTGAAGTCTAACATCCGACTCATACTAATCCCGTTTTCCCACTGACTCAGGAAATCTGCACCAGTAATTTTCACGATCAGATATCTAGTTATGCTCACGTTTTGCATTGATCTCCAGAGTATCATGTTTCCTGTGCAGAGGCCGAGCACAGTGTTTGTTGGTGAAAGCTGAGGAGCATAAGGGCCGTGCACGCTTTCGAGGTCTCTGGCCTCTTCTGCTAATGTCCAAATGCGTGCGCAGCCGTGAGGAAAGTGCCTTGGACATACCTCATTCATCATTATTGCGCAACAAAAACTGGTTTGGCTGCCAGCGGCTGTGCAACGTGTGCAAGGTGGACCATGTGGAATGCATGGCTTATTCTACCAGCACTCTGTTGTCGTTTACAACACCCTATTGTGGCAACTACTAATACTCTGGTTATTTTCCATAGATAAACAGCATTTGTTACAAGCACTCTTACtatcacattttgcattttctctttttacccAACTGAGTTCGAAGACATtacaaaatattgttttatttttgggtgGCAGGAATGCTTTCACATCTATTTTTAGCTGTAGACATGACAGGCCTACATTGTGTAAAGCCTGAAGAAGGAGCCTTGGCATCTATCAAAATGATGGGAAAGGTTATAATGAGAAGACACTCCTGATGTCTTGAAATACAATTCATTAGATTTTATTGGATGGCAAAAAAAACGTAGTATCTCTCATGAGTGGGTTTGAATGCTGTCGTGCTAAAAATCAgctttgaccccccccccccgaacctGGACCGCAACTGCAGTCCTCGTGCATTTCATGTAAAACAGTGCAGCTGTTTAAGGTTAACAGAGGGCATGGATAAAAATTTCCTGAAGCGACAAATGCAGAATTGGACACgagttaaacttttttttttttcccagtttaagtGTAACCTTTTTACTGGGCCTGTGTTGTCAGTGAGACTAATAGGCACAAATTCACAGACTCTCAGGCTCTGGCCGACACCACTGTGCTATTATCAAGCCGGCAACACGCACTCTGAGCCTGGACGGCATAAACCACAGGCccctccattattattattatttttttaacctctgcTCTGACTGGGAACAGGAGCAGTGTGGAATCTCTCACTGGGTAACcttctgctgcctctgctgtggGTGGTGTTCATTATTCAGTCACAGTGGCGCACACTGTTGAACTAAGTTACGAAAAGGGGTGATAGACATCTCTCACATTCTGATTCAGAGAGTAATGGTAAGAAAAGCCATTGTGTGCCtttcagcttcacaaatcatgcatggcttttattttcatctgttATATCAAGTAtcacaaagcacacaaaaacCAGCATTGCTTTTTTTGTGCCAAGAACAGGTGTTggaaagcttctttttttttttctttatcacgCTTGTGCACGCCTGTTACCCAGAGGAGGAAAAGTGGCCCAGTGCTGGTAATGTGACCACAATTCTTGCACAACAATAAAGTCCACATATTTGTAACTGGTTGCCATGATGATATTCTTGCACAGTTAGCAGTGAAACAGTGTTCATATTTTGTTATATGTCAAATAAGCATAGCAAGTAGCTTTGAATCCTTGAAATGATTTCCTGGATTAACTTTTGAAAAATTATTAGCTGTTTTTCTAGTAATTTCGTCTGACAGTCCAGGCAGTCGTGTGAAAAAGAGCTTTCACAGGCCTCTATGTGGTCCACTGAAAAACGTGACTAACTGCTTCCTAGGGAATTAAGAGGGTCAGTATCAgacaggtgctgctaatcaaaatgcatttaattgATTGTCaaaactgcatctgaacaaaccacaagacttctggaagaatgtccTTTGGAGAGATGAgagcaaagtggagatgttttgcCATAATTCACAGcgccatgtttggagaaaaccaaacacagcttaTCAGCACCtcgtaccaactgtcaagcacggtggaggagggggcgatggtttgggcttgttttacagTTACTGAGCTTTTGAATTCCTCTGTAtactaaagtattctagagtcaaatgtgaggccgtttatccaacagctaaagcttggccaaaattgGTTCACGCAACGGGACAGTggtcccaagcacagcagcaaatctaacatagaatggctgaaaatggcccaaagtccagacctcaacctgactgaaatgctgtggcaggaacaGATGCCCACAAACCTTGATGAACTGGAGCAGTGACGTAAAGAAGAATCggccagaattcctccacaataatgtgaaagactgatgaagtcatacaGGCAGTGATTACTTTAAGTTGATGCTGTTAAAATGATGGGATGTACTTAGTGTTTCACGGGAATGCACAGagccctgtgaaaactttcttatTTGCATGACTGTAAGTTCCTGTTGAAGTGGAGGAAACGTGTGAGCGCAAACATGTACGAAAAGACACCTGTCTCTCCTGTAGTTGCTTTATTGCCAAAATCCAGCTGTGAGTATTTACACGTGCACATTTATTGCTACAAAATATTTGTACCAAAAAAATGGAGAGATGTTCTGACACATTGTAATTTCCAGCTCTGACATTAGCTCACAGTGCACGGAAAGGTGCGTGTTTtacgtgtgtgtttttgtttgtgtgttctccACTGGAATATGAACTTTGTTCAGTTCAGCTTTGTCCTCAGGCATATGGAAAAGCGCAGGCTATAGTGAGGTCAGTCTTCAAAAGTGAAGTGGAGAGCCGAGGCCACACAAAGATGGATATTTGTCCTAAAGCTGCAGCACAATAACCAGGATAATTCTACTCATCTGTTTTTATATGATCTTTCCCCTTCATTTAGAAGAATTAATGTGGAGCTATTACACCATAAGTTTTGGATCTATTATAAATTTCTATAGACTTTTCTTGTCATCCTATTTAATTTGAGTAGCTTTCCAAGAACTCTTATTGATTGCTTTTAACTTAAAAGCATGGGATCTTTGATTGCTTCTGGTCTGACACAGGGGTATTATGTTTCTTCTCTCACTCCCTTTCTGTTTCCAttcttagctttttttttttttttttggacacaatGATAACCTATGCGCCTCCAAGAGAGTCTAATAAGGCCTAATCACAGATATTTTGGGCGAATGTGTTTCTCAGCGGTTTGGCTTAATGGTGCCAATAAGAGCAACTGAACAATGTGGCATCTCCTGTCAGATCTGATGTTATTAGGGGTTTCTGAAGAGAGACTGGACACGCTGGGAGCACTCGGGAGTCCCGCAGCTCAGAGGGCACAAgtctcatgtttgtttttgagctAAGCTCTAAAGCTGTGCTCGGCTGCTGGCGTTTATAGACGAGCATTGCTTCACAACCACCGTCACTGATACTGCTCAATGAAGCCATGGGTGATGGGTGAATGTTACAGTAGTTTAAAGAACCGCTTCAGTGGGAGGATATGTTTATATAGAGTTGTGTGTAGAGCGCACTGGCTTTCCTTTATTGCTCAACAGCTTTCTGCCTGCCTGTGCATGTCTCCTTCCAAGGAATGAGCACCTTTACCGACTCTGTATTGGGTAGATAACAAATAATTAATCGCATTGAGTGGTGCTTCAGCATCATCTTACTCATGTATAATAAAGCAGTTCTTTTAAATGTTGAGacgctgtcatttttttttttccccctccttgtGACAAAGTGTTGCAGCTGTGATTCTCAGCCAGCAAGGCCTCTGACTTACCTTGGCCTCGCAGTGTCAACACTGTCTTTTCCGACGCAGAATGCGCTTTCCCAGCAGTGTGCAGCCAGCGTGACCCCATGTGCGGTTTATTTTTTCATCCCTTGTAAGTTATTCTAGCACGTTTCATTTATTCGTGGCCTGTGTTTACAGCGAGTGTAGATATTTGTTTCTGAAGCTTAAAATGATCCCTGCGAGATTATTTATCCTGAAAATCAGCCAGCCGACAGTTTGAAAATCATTCACGGTGGCCAGAGTGTGGAATTAGTATGTATCACCAAGCACCCGCCACACCCGCCACTTCCactttttcctcatctctgtcACCAGCTAGGAAAAGTGCAAGCCCCG from Archocentrus centrarchus isolate MPI-CPG fArcCen1 chromosome 21, fArcCen1, whole genome shotgun sequence carries:
- the commd6 gene encoding COMM domain-containing protein 6; this translates as MPAGEETYGVNKVVDNICRLSPDLLAEACQHILTYLQGQRRGVDSAEISDRFQRAEVRFDHEALQDIIRFLLLTFRSAGRSNSSADELVSKLEEGSNKWSKASLQVLHRLWSEHGALVHSQQEAQAMLSISQLVDMQWKLGMAVSSDTCRSLSSPYVCVLLKIVEPSGQICQRSFEMTVPQFQNFHKQFKEMAAVMETV